The proteins below come from a single Streptococcus canis genomic window:
- the ftcD gene encoding glutamate formimidoyltransferase, whose product MSKIVECIPNFSEGQNQAVIDGLVATAKSIPGVTLLDYSSDASHNRSVFTLVGDDQSIQEAAFQLVKYASENIDMTKHHGEHPRMGATDVCPFVPIKDITTAECVEISKQVAERINRELGIPIFLYEDSATRPERQNLAKIRKGQFEGMPEKLLEKDWAPDYGDRKIHPTAGVTAVGARMPLVAFNVNLDTDNIDIANKIAKIIRGSGGGYKYCKAIGVMLEDRHIAQVSMNMVNFEKCSLYRTFETIRFEAKRYGVNIIGSEVIGLAPAKALIDVAEYYLQVEDFDYNKQVLENHLLG is encoded by the coding sequence ATGTCGAAAATTGTTGAATGTATTCCAAACTTCTCAGAAGGCCAAAATCAGGCTGTTATCGATGGTTTGGTGGCGACAGCCAAAAGTATTCCCGGAGTGACCCTCCTCGACTACTCTTCTGATGCAAGCCACAACCGGAGCGTGTTTACCTTGGTTGGTGATGATCAGTCTATTCAAGAAGCAGCTTTCCAACTAGTTAAATACGCTTCTGAAAACATTGATATGACCAAACATCATGGCGAACACCCTCGCATGGGTGCCACCGATGTCTGCCCGTTTGTCCCAATCAAAGACATCACCACAGCAGAATGTGTTGAGATTTCAAAACAAGTCGCAGAACGGATTAACCGTGAACTTGGTATCCCAATCTTCCTTTACGAAGACTCTGCCACACGTCCAGAACGTCAAAACCTGGCTAAAATCCGTAAAGGTCAGTTTGAAGGCATGCCAGAAAAACTGTTGGAAAAGGACTGGGCACCTGATTACGGAGACCGTAAGATTCACCCTACTGCTGGAGTAACTGCCGTCGGTGCTCGCATGCCATTGGTTGCCTTCAATGTTAATTTGGATACTGACAATATCGACATTGCTAATAAAATTGCTAAAATCATTCGCGGTTCAGGTGGCGGCTACAAATATTGTAAAGCCATCGGTGTCATGTTAGAAGACCGTCATATTGCCCAAGTTTCCATGAACATGGTTAACTTTGAAAAATGTTCTCTTTATCGTACTTTTGAAACCATTCGCTTTGAAGCTAAACGCTATGGGGTTAATATTATCGGTTCTGAAGTCATCGGACTTGCACCAGCCAAGGCCTTAATTGATGTGGCTGAATACTACTTGCAAGTTGAAGATTTTGACTACAACAAGCAGGTGCTTGAAAACCATTTGCTGGGTTAG
- a CDS encoding urocanate hydratase has translation MSFYSETDIAAAMTVKLDDVLPEKTVFEEGIRRAPDRGFRLTQAQTEIALKNALRYVPKKFHEEVIPEFLEELKTRGRIYGYRFRPKDRIYGKPIDDYKGNCTAAKAMQVMIDNNLSFEIALYPYELVTYGETGSVCANWMQYQLIKKYLEVMTDQQTLVVESGHPLGLFKSKPEAPRVIITNGLLVGEYDNMKDWEIAEEMGVTNYGQMTAGGWMYIGPQGIVHGTFNTLLNAGRLKLGVADDGDLTGKLFISSGLGGMSGAQGKAAEIAKAVAIIAEVDQSRIETRYSQGWISQIAESPEEALQLAQKAIDAKESTSIAYHGNIVDLLEYVNDKQIPVDLLSDQTSCHNVYDGGYCPAGISFDERTRLLAEDKDTFCQMVDDTLARHFEAIKTLTENGTYFFDYGNAFMKSVYDSGITEISKNGLDDKDGFIWPSYVEDIMGPMLFDYGYGPFRWVCLSGKHEDLVATDHAAMEAINPDRRYQDRDNYNWIRDAEKNQLVVGTQARILYQDCIGRVTIALKFNELVREGKIGPVMIGRDHHDVSGTDSPFRETSNIKDGSNVTCDMAVQCYAGNAARGMSLVALHNGGGTGIGKAINGGFGLVLDGSERIDEIIKSAIAWDTMGGVARRNWARNEHAIETAIEYNHLHAGTDHITIPYLADDDLVASAVDHLFH, from the coding sequence ATGTCATTTTACAGTGAAACTGACATAGCTGCTGCTATGACTGTTAAGTTAGATGATGTGTTGCCAGAAAAGACTGTCTTCGAAGAAGGTATCCGCAGAGCGCCAGACAGAGGTTTTCGATTGACTCAGGCTCAAACTGAGATTGCCTTGAAAAATGCCTTGCGCTATGTGCCTAAAAAATTCCACGAAGAAGTCATTCCAGAATTTTTGGAAGAGCTCAAAACCCGCGGGCGTATCTATGGCTATCGCTTTAGACCAAAAGATCGTATTTACGGAAAACCCATTGACGACTACAAGGGAAATTGTACAGCTGCCAAGGCCATGCAGGTCATGATTGACAATAACTTGAGTTTTGAAATTGCCTTGTACCCTTACGAATTAGTCACTTATGGAGAAACTGGTTCCGTTTGTGCTAACTGGATGCAATACCAATTAATCAAAAAATACCTAGAAGTCATGACTGACCAACAAACCTTGGTGGTTGAATCTGGTCACCCCCTTGGTCTCTTCAAATCCAAACCTGAAGCTCCTCGTGTGATCATTACCAATGGTCTTTTGGTCGGTGAATACGACAACATGAAAGACTGGGAAATCGCTGAAGAGATGGGGGTCACTAACTATGGTCAAATGACCGCAGGTGGTTGGATGTATATTGGCCCACAAGGAATTGTTCATGGGACATTTAATACCCTCTTAAATGCTGGTCGTCTCAAACTCGGTGTGGCTGATGATGGTGATTTGACCGGTAAACTCTTTATCTCATCTGGTTTAGGAGGCATGAGTGGGGCACAAGGTAAGGCTGCCGAAATTGCTAAAGCAGTTGCCATCATTGCCGAAGTTGACCAATCTCGAATTGAAACCCGTTATTCTCAAGGCTGGATTAGTCAAATTGCTGAAAGCCCTGAAGAAGCGCTGCAATTAGCCCAAAAAGCCATTGACGCTAAAGAATCTACCTCTATCGCTTATCATGGTAATATTGTTGATCTCTTAGAATACGTCAATGACAAGCAGATTCCTGTTGACCTTTTGTCTGACCAAACTTCTTGTCACAACGTTTACGATGGTGGCTACTGTCCAGCAGGCATTAGCTTTGACGAAAGAACTAGGCTCTTGGCAGAAGACAAGGATACCTTCTGTCAAATGGTTGATGACACCTTGGCACGGCACTTTGAAGCTATTAAGACCTTAACCGAAAATGGCACTTATTTCTTTGACTATGGCAATGCCTTTATGAAGTCTGTTTATGACTCTGGCATTACAGAAATTTCTAAGAATGGTCTTGATGACAAAGACGGCTTTATCTGGCCATCTTATGTGGAAGACATCATGGGCCCTATGCTCTTTGATTATGGCTATGGACCCTTCCGTTGGGTCTGCTTGAGTGGTAAGCACGAAGATCTAGTAGCAACTGACCACGCGGCTATGGAAGCTATCAATCCTGACCGCCGCTACCAAGACCGTGACAACTATAACTGGATTCGTGATGCTGAGAAAAATCAATTGGTCGTCGGCACACAAGCCCGTATCCTTTACCAAGACTGTATTGGTCGTGTGACTATCGCCCTTAAATTTAATGAATTGGTTCGAGAAGGTAAGATTGGACCTGTCATGATTGGCCGTGACCACCATGACGTGTCTGGTACCGACTCACCATTCCGTGAAACCTCAAACATTAAAGACGGCTCCAATGTCACCTGTGATATGGCGGTTCAATGTTACGCTGGTAATGCTGCGCGTGGCATGAGTTTAGTGGCTCTTCATAATGGAGGTGGCACTGGTATCGGTAAGGCCATCAACGGTGGTTTCGGACTTGTCCTAGATGGTAGCGAACGCATTGATGAAATTATTAAATCTGCTATTGCTTGGGACACTATGGGTGGTGTCGCTCGCCGTAACTGGGCCCGCAATGAACATGCTATTGAAACCGCTATTGAATACAACCATCTTCATGCAGGCACCGACCATATCACTATCCCATACTTGGCTGATGACGATCTGGTAGCCTCAGCAGTAGATCACTTATTTCACTAA
- the ahpF gene encoding alkyl hydroperoxide reductase subunit F, producing MALSPDIKEQLAQYLTLLEADLVLQVSLGDDEQSQKVKDFVEEIAAMSERISIENIHLDRQPSFKIAKKGHDSGVVFAGLPLGHEFTSFILALLQVSGRAPKVDQDVIDRIKAIDRPLHFDTYVSLTCHNCPDVVQALNIMSVLNDKISHTMVEGGMFQDEVKAKGIMSVPTVFLDGEEFTSGRATIEQLLEQIAGPLSEEAFADKGLYDVLVIGGGPAGNSAAIYAARKGLKTGLLAETFGGQVMETVGIENMIGTLYTEGPKLMAEVEAHTKSYDVDIIKAQLATSIEKKENIEVTLANGVVLQAKTAILALGAKWRNINVPGEDEFRNKGVTYCPHCDGPLFEGKDVAVIGGGNSGLEAALDLAGLAKHVYVLEFLPELKADKVLQDRAAKTDNMTIIKNVATKDIVGEEHVTGLNYTERDSGEDKHLDLEGVFVQIGLVPNTAWLKDSGVNLTDRGEIIVDKHGSTNIPGIFAAGDCTDSAYKQIIISMGSGATAAIGAFDYLIRQ from the coding sequence ATGGCATTAAGTCCTGATATTAAAGAACAACTTGCCCAATACCTCACCCTGTTAGAAGCTGATCTTGTTTTGCAAGTTTCCCTTGGCGACGATGAGCAGTCTCAAAAAGTCAAAGACTTTGTGGAAGAAATCGCTGCTATGTCTGAGCGTATTTCTATTGAAAATATCCATTTAGACCGACAACCAAGCTTCAAGATTGCAAAAAAAGGTCACGACAGTGGGGTTGTCTTTGCTGGTCTTCCTTTAGGCCATGAATTTACGTCCTTTATCCTTGCCCTCTTGCAAGTTTCTGGACGTGCTCCAAAAGTGGATCAAGATGTTATTGATCGCATCAAGGCCATTGACCGTCCATTGCATTTTGATACTTATGTCAGCTTAACCTGCCATAACTGCCCAGATGTTGTTCAAGCTTTAAACATTATGTCCGTCTTGAACGACAAGATTTCACACACTATGGTAGAAGGTGGTATGTTCCAAGATGAAGTGAAGGCTAAAGGTATTATGTCTGTACCTACTGTCTTTTTAGACGGGGAAGAATTTACTTCTGGTCGTGCTACCATCGAACAATTGCTAGAGCAAATTGCTGGCCCACTTTCTGAGGAAGCTTTTGCTGATAAAGGCCTCTATGATGTCCTTGTTATTGGTGGTGGCCCTGCGGGCAATAGCGCTGCTATCTATGCTGCTCGTAAAGGCCTAAAAACAGGTTTACTTGCTGAAACCTTCGGTGGTCAGGTCATGGAAACTGTCGGTATTGAAAACATGATTGGTACCCTCTATACAGAAGGACCAAAATTAATGGCCGAAGTGGAAGCTCATACTAAGTCTTATGATGTCGATATTATCAAAGCACAACTAGCTACTTCTATTGAGAAAAAAGAAAACATTGAGGTCACTCTGGCCAACGGTGTCGTCTTACAAGCTAAAACAGCTATCTTAGCCCTTGGTGCTAAATGGCGTAACATCAATGTTCCTGGTGAAGATGAATTCCGTAATAAAGGAGTTACTTATTGTCCTCACTGTGATGGCCCACTCTTTGAAGGCAAAGATGTTGCCGTTATCGGTGGTGGTAACTCTGGTTTAGAAGCTGCCCTTGATTTGGCTGGTCTTGCTAAGCACGTTTACGTGTTAGAATTCTTGCCTGAACTCAAAGCTGACAAGGTCCTTCAAGACCGTGCAGCCAAAACTGACAACATGACCATCATCAAAAATGTTGCTACTAAGGACATTGTTGGAGAAGAGCATGTTACTGGCCTCAACTACACTGAACGTGATAGTGGTGAAGACAAACACCTTGACCTTGAAGGGGTCTTTGTTCAAATTGGTCTTGTTCCAAACACAGCTTGGCTCAAAGACAGCGGGGTGAACCTAACAGACCGCGGGGAAATCATTGTAGATAAACATGGTTCAACCAATATTCCTGGTATCTTTGCAGCCGGTGACTGTACTGATTCTGCCTACAAACAAATCATTATTTCAATGGGATCTGGCGCTACTGCTGCCATCGGTGCCTTTGATTACTTGATTCGTCAATAA
- the ahpC gene encoding alkyl hydroperoxide reductase subunit C, translated as MSLIGKEITEFSADAYHNGKFIKVTSEDVKGKWSIFCFYPADFSFVCPTELGDLQEQYEALKALDVEVYSVSTDTHFVHKAWHDDSDVVGTITYPMIGDPSHAISQAFEVLGEDGLAQRGTFIVDPDGIIQMMEINADGIGRDASTLIDKIHAAQYVRKHPGEVCPAKWKEGAETLTPSLDLVGKI; from the coding sequence ATGTCTCTAATCGGAAAAGAAATTACTGAATTTTCAGCAGATGCTTATCATAACGGTAAATTTATCAAGGTGACTAGCGAAGATGTCAAGGGCAAATGGTCTATCTTCTGCTTCTACCCAGCAGATTTCTCATTCGTTTGTCCTACAGAATTGGGTGACTTACAAGAACAATATGAGGCACTCAAAGCATTAGACGTTGAAGTGTACTCCGTTTCAACTGACACTCATTTTGTTCACAAAGCTTGGCATGATGATTCAGATGTTGTAGGAACTATTACTTATCCAATGATTGGTGACCCATCACACGCTATTTCACAAGCCTTTGAAGTGCTCGGTGAAGATGGACTTGCTCAACGTGGAACATTCATCGTTGACCCAGACGGTATTATCCAAATGATGGAAATCAATGCTGATGGTATTGGACGTGACGCAAGTACTTTAATTGATAAAATCCACGCTGCCCAATACGTTCGTAAACATCCAGGCGAAGTTTGTCCAGCTAAATGGAAAGAAGGGGCTGAAACTTTGACACCTAGCCTTGACCTAGTAGGTAAAATTTAA
- a CDS encoding alpha/beta hydrolase yields MTHLVKTGHPDQPTFILLHGTGGNEESLLSLANFLNPTANFISLRGEVNENGALRFFKRHREGFFDEQDLNTRGQQLKDFLEEQAKAHQFDLSDTVLVGFSNGANMAINLLLADESPFQKAILFAPMYPVDTSKLTEDKSHLRLFISMGTEDPLVSPADSQHVLSLFESRGAKVTPFWVTGHEIRLDNLQAAKEWLEQLTLSTNKL; encoded by the coding sequence ATGACCCATTTAGTCAAAACTGGTCACCCTGACCAACCAACTTTTATTTTATTACACGGAACGGGAGGCAACGAGGAAAGTTTACTGAGCTTAGCGAACTTTCTCAATCCCACCGCTAATTTCATTAGTCTGAGGGGAGAGGTCAACGAAAATGGTGCGCTGCGATTTTTCAAGCGTCACCGTGAAGGATTCTTTGACGAACAAGACTTGAACACACGAGGGCAACAGCTGAAAGACTTTTTAGAAGAACAAGCCAAGGCTCATCAATTTGATTTGTCAGATACCGTTTTGGTTGGCTTTTCCAATGGTGCTAACATGGCCATCAACCTTCTTTTAGCTGATGAAAGTCCTTTCCAAAAAGCTATCTTATTTGCGCCTATGTATCCTGTTGACACTAGTAAACTCACCGAAGATAAATCACACCTCAGACTTTTTATCTCCATGGGAACCGAAGACCCTCTTGTTTCACCGGCGGATAGTCAACATGTATTATCGCTTTTTGAAAGTCGAGGAGCTAAGGTTACCCCATTTTGGGTTACTGGTCATGAAATCAGATTGGATAATCTCCAAGCCGCCAAGGAATGGCTAGAACAACTAACACTTAGCACCAACAAGCTTTAA
- the hutI gene encoding imidazolonepropionase: MVADVLLTHFNQLVSPNDPGHPLTGQEMKEATIIEDGYLALKDGLIIALGSGEPDAELVGSETIVRSYEGKIATPGIIDCHTHLVYGGSREHEFAQKLAGVSYLDILAQGGGILSTVRATRAASFDNLYQKSKRLLDYMLLHGVTTVEAKSGYGLNWETEKRQLDVVAALEKDHPIDLVSTFMAAHAIPEEYKGNAKAYLDVIVEQMLPEVKEKNLAEFCDIFCEKNVFTADESRYLLSKAKDMGFKLRIHADEIASIGGVDVAAELGAISAEHLMMVTDNGIAKMSQAGIIGNLLPATTFSLMEDTYAPARKMIDAGMAITLSTDSNPGSCPTANMQFVMQLGCFMLRLTPIEVLNAVTINAAYSVNRQECVGSLTVGKEADIAIFDAPNIDYPFYFFATNLIHQVYKKGHLTVDRGRIL, from the coding sequence ATGGTTGCTGATGTCCTATTAACGCATTTTAATCAACTGGTTAGCCCAAATGATCCTGGTCATCCCCTGACTGGACAAGAAATGAAAGAAGCCACTATCATTGAAGATGGCTACTTAGCCCTCAAAGACGGTCTCATTATAGCTCTTGGTTCGGGAGAGCCAGATGCTGAGCTTGTCGGTTCAGAGACTATTGTGCGTTCTTATGAAGGTAAAATTGCAACCCCTGGTATTATTGATTGCCATACTCATTTGGTCTATGGTGGCAGTCGTGAACATGAATTTGCTCAGAAATTGGCAGGGGTGTCTTACTTAGATATTTTAGCTCAAGGTGGCGGGATTTTAAGCACGGTGAGGGCCACTCGGGCAGCCAGCTTTGATAACCTTTATCAAAAGTCTAAGAGACTGCTAGACTACATGTTGCTTCATGGAGTGACTACTGTCGAAGCAAAAAGCGGCTACGGCCTTAATTGGGAAACAGAGAAACGCCAATTAGATGTTGTCGCAGCCCTCGAAAAAGATCATCCCATTGATTTGGTATCCACGTTTATGGCAGCTCATGCTATCCCTGAAGAATACAAGGGGAATGCTAAGGCGTACTTAGATGTGATTGTCGAGCAGATGTTACCAGAGGTTAAAGAGAAGAATCTGGCAGAATTTTGTGATATTTTCTGTGAAAAAAATGTCTTTACAGCTGATGAGTCCCGCTATCTGTTAAGCAAAGCCAAAGATATGGGCTTTAAACTTCGTATTCATGCCGATGAGATTGCCTCTATCGGTGGGGTTGACGTGGCAGCAGAATTGGGCGCTATAAGTGCAGAACATTTGATGATGGTAACTGATAATGGCATTGCTAAGATGAGTCAGGCAGGTATCATAGGTAATTTGCTTCCGGCCACTACCTTTAGTTTGATGGAAGACACTTATGCCCCTGCTCGCAAGATGATTGATGCTGGCATGGCCATCACCCTTTCCACTGATAGTAATCCAGGCAGTTGTCCGACAGCTAATATGCAATTTGTGATGCAACTGGGCTGCTTTATGTTGCGCCTTACTCCAATTGAAGTCTTAAATGCTGTGACCATTAACGCTGCCTATTCGGTTAACCGGCAGGAATGTGTAGGTAGCCTGACAGTTGGTAAGGAAGCAGATATTGCCATCTTTGATGCCCCAAATATTGATTACCCATTTTATTTCTTTGCCACTAACTTGATCCATCAAGTCTATAAAAAAGGTCACCTCACGGTTGACCGAGGACGTATTCTATAA